Proteins encoded by one window of Gemmatimonadaceae bacterium:
- a CDS encoding DUF4382 domain-containing protein, with protein MLQRLTRALLLTAVLAFAACSGDSVTGARLRPGQGMLAVRLTDAPLPIDSVKEVNIFVERIDARRKVTDSAEINDDIEQEDGDHDSTSADSVRHDGDHDEDSDSTKWVTIATPNQVFNLLTLRNGVTAFLGATPVDTGLYRAVRLVIDPARSNIVLKDGTVLSATSSPGIEFEHKGHHGLFVELEDMVEVSEGGTTTLTLDLKLDQSIILRGMSLRDGFFFRAAVAGWTHKRDH; from the coding sequence ATGCTGCAACGCTTGACGCGTGCCCTGCTGCTCACGGCGGTTCTCGCCTTCGCCGCCTGCTCCGGCGACTCCGTTACCGGGGCCCGCCTGCGCCCCGGCCAGGGGATGCTTGCCGTGCGGTTGACGGACGCCCCGCTGCCGATCGATTCCGTGAAGGAAGTGAACATCTTCGTCGAGCGTATTGACGCCCGCCGCAAGGTGACGGATTCCGCGGAGATCAACGACGACATCGAGCAAGAGGACGGCGACCACGATTCGACGTCGGCCGACTCGGTGCGGCACGACGGTGACCACGATGAAGATTCGGACTCAACGAAGTGGGTGACCATTGCCACCCCCAACCAGGTGTTCAACCTGCTCACGCTGCGGAACGGCGTCACGGCGTTCCTGGGCGCCACGCCGGTGGACACCGGGCTCTATCGTGCGGTGCGCCTGGTGATCGATCCGGCGCGGTCGAACATTGTGCTGAAGGACGGCACGGTGCTCTCGGCCACGTCGAGCCCGGGCATCGAGTTCGAGCACAAGGGTCACCACGGGCTCTTCGTGGAACTCGAGGACATGGTTGAGGTGTCAGAAGGTGGCACGACGACGCTCACCCTCGACCTCAAGCTCGACCAGAGCATCATCCTGCGCGGCATGTCGCTGCGCGACGGATTCTTCTTCCGGGCGGCGGTTGCCGGCTGGACCCACAAGCGCGATCACTAG